From a single Paraburkholderia sp. FT54 genomic region:
- a CDS encoding acid phosphatase, translated as MTDHDSTLPPNADTAHNAPDDPERRRVLTGLAAVGIGLALTGCKTEQSLSSTGAPRSAADLRLDAALHDQVKHIVVIYAENRSFANLYGNFPGVQHPLDAVSAERYLQLDRDGKTPLPRLPAIWGGLVPQAQEVDGKRYMIGQKDIVDLHNRPFHIVDAQGAPLPTGVITRDLVHRFYQNQMQINAGRNNQFAAWGDSGGLVMGHYRNSADTLRLWNLAQQYTLCDNFFMAAFGGSWLNHIFLISAQAPFYPDIQNSPAKKMVSVVEGDDPTGTRLKQAEGSPASALDGPPKFVNDGAFTADGYAVNTMAPPYQPSNVRPAEGGNPAFADLSNPRVLPPQNYATIGDRLTDKGVDWAWYSGAWQYALEHQDTGAVPDFQYHHQPFNYFANYAPGTAARRKYLRDGGLGNDASSNRLVADIDAGRLPAVAFYKPQGDLNMHAGYADVESGDRHIATVIEHIQRGPQWANTVVIVTVDENGGWWDPVSPPKGDRWGPGSRIPALVISPLAKKGYVDHTVYDTNSILRLISRVHGLAPLDGVVARDRAFASNGLAPLGDLTAPLDLA; from the coding sequence ATGACCGATCACGACTCCACTCTGCCGCCAAACGCCGACACCGCCCATAACGCGCCCGACGACCCTGAACGCCGCCGGGTCCTCACCGGCCTGGCAGCGGTCGGTATCGGACTGGCGCTGACGGGCTGCAAAACCGAGCAAAGCCTATCGAGCACAGGCGCGCCGCGCAGCGCCGCCGACCTGCGCCTCGACGCCGCGCTCCACGATCAGGTGAAGCACATCGTGGTGATTTACGCGGAGAATCGCAGCTTCGCGAACCTGTACGGCAACTTCCCCGGCGTCCAGCATCCGCTCGATGCCGTGAGCGCCGAGCGCTATCTGCAACTCGACCGCGACGGCAAGACGCCGCTGCCGCGCTTGCCGGCCATCTGGGGTGGCCTCGTGCCGCAAGCGCAGGAAGTCGACGGCAAGCGCTACATGATCGGCCAGAAGGATATCGTCGACCTGCACAACCGGCCGTTCCATATCGTCGACGCGCAGGGCGCGCCGCTGCCGACCGGCGTGATCACGCGCGACCTCGTGCATCGCTTCTATCAGAACCAGATGCAGATCAACGCCGGCCGCAACAATCAGTTTGCTGCCTGGGGCGATTCCGGCGGCCTGGTGATGGGGCACTACCGTAATTCCGCCGACACGCTGCGTCTGTGGAATCTCGCGCAGCAGTACACGCTATGCGACAACTTCTTCATGGCGGCCTTTGGCGGCTCGTGGCTGAACCACATCTTTCTGATCTCGGCGCAGGCGCCGTTCTATCCCGACATTCAGAACAGCCCGGCGAAAAAGATGGTGTCGGTAGTCGAAGGCGACGATCCGACCGGCACGCGGTTGAAGCAGGCGGAAGGCTCGCCCGCCTCCGCGCTCGACGGTCCGCCGAAATTCGTCAACGACGGCGCGTTCACCGCGGATGGCTACGCCGTCAACACCATGGCGCCGCCGTATCAGCCGAGCAACGTGCGTCCGGCCGAAGGCGGCAATCCGGCCTTCGCGGATCTGTCGAATCCGCGCGTGCTGCCGCCGCAGAATTACGCGACGATCGGCGACCGGCTGACGGACAAGGGCGTCGACTGGGCGTGGTACAGCGGCGCGTGGCAGTACGCGTTGGAGCATCAGGATACGGGCGCGGTGCCCGACTTCCAGTATCACCACCAGCCATTCAACTACTTCGCCAATTACGCGCCGGGCACGGCGGCACGGCGCAAGTATCTGCGCGATGGCGGCCTCGGCAACGACGCATCGAGCAACCGCCTGGTCGCGGATATCGACGCGGGACGCTTACCGGCGGTCGCCTTCTACAAGCCACAAGGCGATCTGAACATGCACGCGGGTTACGCGGATGTCGAATCGGGCGACCGTCACATCGCGACGGTGATCGAGCATATCCAACGCGGGCCGCAGTGGGCGAACACGGTCGTGATCGTCACCGTCGACGAGAACGGCGGCTGGTGGGATCCCGTGTCGCCGCCGAAGGGCGACCGCTGGGGTCCGGGCTCGCGGATTCCCGCGCTGGTGATCTCGCCGCTGGCGAAGAAGGGTTACGTTGATCACACGGTGTACGACACCAATTCGATTCTTCGACTGATCAGCCGTGTGCATGGCCTCGCGCCGCTCGACGGCGTGGTGGCGCGCGATCGGGCGTTCGCGAGCAACGGGCTCGCGCCGTTGGGGGATTTGACGGCTCCGTTGGATCTGGCTTGA
- a CDS encoding J domain-containing protein, with the protein MNTIANNLWPWDVLGIESSADERAVRRAYARLLKQQRPDEDTEAFQRLRYAYESALQMVSGAVAKGVAAAQAEASHAETAVSIEPMHARATASATSHVVANTSEVQAAAREPDAFETAVQLWQDFIAQADDLESRRSLEDLFAAVVNIATRDELEWQALCHCLNEDTPATLRMNLSAVLGWRDNSAHLRRRNAAIATLALNRVFADEDYNTLRLRFTNAMALLEGPLPQMAAGARALLRAGMRVEMGQLLTALGRYHPNVVRLRLDVEKVDFWGRCLKFRIGAGRLFGPALALNAWCGLLFADASLNPNSSRWFDQWSAAQLGILLSTLMLALVSVAATTVLLSEPQQQRLRALRSIGWLRYGWVPVWLGATTVALCEDGSGRSTSIAMATLGACTIWAALIHGWPPIKELAILAAFSATALGFAGHWIATDSHAWPMPFAHGVLFAFFISFLQAEWRGWIARRPRLFWVCAPLWFAGFAALIVLLLQREVRATQFAWALFTVMSAAGGVLATTRWNDLRSAIPAFFRGYANLVWMALAIYKPDIIACVSAGLMSIWVIDGIKQRREAQQATR; encoded by the coding sequence ATGAATACGATCGCCAACAATCTTTGGCCGTGGGACGTGCTCGGCATCGAGTCGAGTGCCGACGAGCGAGCGGTGCGTCGCGCTTATGCGCGGCTGCTGAAACAGCAACGGCCGGATGAAGATACCGAGGCGTTTCAACGCCTGCGGTACGCGTATGAGTCGGCGTTGCAGATGGTGAGCGGCGCGGTCGCGAAGGGAGTGGCCGCGGCCCAAGCTGAAGCCTCCCACGCCGAAACTGCCGTTTCGATCGAGCCCATGCACGCGCGTGCAACCGCGTCAGCCACGTCCCACGTCGTGGCTAACACATCTGAAGTCCAGGCCGCCGCTCGCGAACCCGACGCTTTCGAAACCGCCGTCCAGCTCTGGCAAGACTTCATCGCGCAAGCGGACGACCTCGAGTCGCGCCGTTCGCTGGAGGATCTGTTCGCCGCCGTCGTCAACATTGCGACCCGTGACGAACTCGAATGGCAGGCGCTATGCCATTGTCTGAACGAGGACACACCGGCCACGCTGCGCATGAATCTGAGCGCGGTCCTCGGCTGGCGGGACAACTCGGCGCATCTGCGGCGGCGCAACGCGGCCATCGCCACGCTAGCGCTGAACCGCGTATTCGCCGACGAGGACTACAACACGCTACGCCTGCGCTTCACGAACGCGATGGCATTGCTCGAAGGTCCGCTGCCGCAAATGGCGGCCGGCGCGCGGGCGCTGCTTCGGGCCGGCATGCGCGTCGAGATGGGCCAGCTATTGACCGCGCTTGGCCGCTACCATCCGAATGTCGTGCGGCTTCGGCTCGATGTCGAAAAGGTCGATTTCTGGGGACGTTGCCTCAAATTCCGCATTGGCGCGGGCCGGCTGTTTGGCCCGGCGCTCGCGTTGAATGCGTGGTGCGGTTTGCTGTTCGCGGACGCTTCGCTGAACCCCAATAGCAGCCGATGGTTCGATCAGTGGTCCGCAGCCCAGTTGGGCATCCTTCTGTCGACGCTGATGCTCGCGCTGGTGAGCGTCGCCGCCACGACCGTGCTGCTATCCGAGCCGCAGCAGCAGCGGCTGCGAGCGTTGCGTTCGATCGGTTGGCTGCGCTATGGCTGGGTTCCCGTGTGGCTCGGCGCGACCACTGTTGCGCTATGTGAGGACGGCAGCGGCCGTTCGACATCCATCGCGATGGCCACGCTAGGCGCGTGCACGATCTGGGCCGCGTTGATTCACGGTTGGCCGCCCATCAAGGAGCTCGCAATACTCGCCGCATTCAGCGCGACGGCGTTGGGCTTTGCGGGCCACTGGATCGCCACGGATTCGCATGCGTGGCCGATGCCCTTTGCGCATGGTGTGCTGTTCGCGTTCTTCATTTCCTTTTTGCAAGCGGAATGGCGCGGATGGATCGCGCGTCGGCCGCGGCTGTTTTGGGTTTGCGCGCCTTTGTGGTTCGCTGGATTCGCAGCGTTGATCGTGTTGCTGCTGCAGCGTGAAGTGCGCGCGACGCAGTTCGCGTGGGCACTGTTTACGGTGATGTCGGCGGCGGGCGGCGTGCTGGCGACGACGCGTTGGAATGATCTGCGTAGTGCCATACCGGCTTTTTTTCGCGGGTATGCCAATCTTGTGTGGATGGCGTTGGCGATTTACAAGCCGGACATCATCGCCTGCGTGAGTGCGGGGTTGATGAGTATCTGGGTTATCGACGGGATCAAGCAGCGGCGGGAAGCGCAACAGGCAACGCGTTAA
- a CDS encoding molecular chaperone HscC, whose product MPSIIGIDLGTTHSLAAIWRDNHALLVPNALGEMLTPSCVSIDDDGSILVGRPAHDRLHTHPERTAANFKRYMGTSRSVSLGAKTLRPEELSSLVLKSLKADAEAFLGETVSDAVIAVPAYFSDAQRKATRIAGELAGLNVLRLVNEPTAASLAYGVHQRDSERKFLIFDLGGGTFDVSVLDFFEGVMEVRASTGDNFLGGEDFTEALVELFCQRNGLKIQSLTPVAAQRLHQQAERAKRRLTQNGFESVTLQLTIGDHEYALELDAATAERTCEHLLQRLRKPVERALRDSKIAVAALDEIILVGGASRMPMVRKLVSKMFGRLPAGHLNPDEVVALGAAVQAGLVGRDAGLDEMVLTDVAPYSLGIDTAMQVGPAQFVPGHFLPIIERNTIVPVSRMQRIFTVRDRQQRLSIKVFQGEARLTTDNVALGEFTLEVPLKPAGEAGADVRFTYDINGVLEVEATAFPDGVQRAMVIEENPGVMTPEQIRERLTALSALKVHPRDQLENRTLLTRADRVYEETLGDHRQYLAAHIARFQALIERQNADEITQARSELRALLDRFDVHVTY is encoded by the coding sequence ATGCCTTCGATCATCGGCATCGATCTTGGAACCACACATAGTCTCGCCGCAATCTGGCGCGACAACCATGCTCTGCTCGTCCCAAATGCGTTAGGCGAGATGCTCACGCCGTCGTGCGTTTCTATCGACGACGATGGCTCGATCCTCGTCGGCCGCCCCGCTCATGACCGCTTGCATACGCATCCGGAGCGCACCGCCGCCAACTTCAAACGCTATATGGGCACGAGCCGCAGCGTCTCGCTCGGCGCGAAGACGCTGCGTCCCGAAGAGTTGTCCTCGCTGGTGCTCAAGTCGTTGAAGGCCGATGCCGAAGCGTTTCTGGGCGAAACGGTCAGCGACGCCGTGATCGCCGTGCCCGCCTATTTCAGCGACGCACAACGCAAAGCCACGCGCATTGCCGGCGAACTCGCCGGCCTGAATGTGCTGCGCCTCGTCAATGAACCGACAGCGGCCTCGCTAGCGTATGGCGTGCATCAACGCGACAGCGAGCGCAAGTTTCTGATCTTCGATCTGGGCGGCGGCACCTTCGACGTCTCCGTGCTCGACTTCTTCGAAGGCGTGATGGAAGTGCGCGCGAGCACCGGCGACAATTTTCTGGGCGGCGAGGATTTCACGGAAGCATTGGTCGAGTTGTTCTGCCAGCGCAACGGCCTGAAGATCCAATCGCTCACGCCAGTGGCCGCGCAACGTCTGCATCAGCAAGCCGAACGCGCGAAGCGCCGGCTCACGCAGAACGGCTTCGAAAGCGTCACGCTCCAACTCACGATCGGCGACCACGAATACGCGCTCGAACTCGACGCAGCCACCGCGGAGCGCACCTGCGAGCACTTGCTGCAACGACTGCGCAAACCAGTGGAACGTGCATTGCGCGATTCGAAGATCGCCGTCGCCGCGCTCGACGAGATCATCCTCGTCGGCGGCGCTTCGCGCATGCCAATGGTCCGCAAGCTGGTCTCGAAGATGTTCGGCCGCTTGCCCGCCGGACATTTGAATCCGGACGAAGTGGTCGCCCTCGGCGCGGCGGTGCAGGCCGGCCTCGTCGGACGCGACGCCGGCCTCGACGAAATGGTGCTGACCGATGTCGCGCCCTACAGCCTCGGCATCGATACGGCCATGCAAGTCGGTCCGGCTCAGTTCGTGCCGGGTCACTTTCTGCCGATTATCGAGCGTAATACGATCGTGCCGGTGAGCCGCATGCAGCGCATTTTCACGGTGCGCGACCGTCAGCAGAGGCTGAGCATCAAGGTGTTTCAGGGCGAAGCGCGTCTGACCACGGACAACGTCGCGCTCGGCGAGTTCACGCTCGAAGTGCCGCTCAAACCAGCGGGCGAGGCCGGCGCGGATGTGCGCTTCACATACGACATCAACGGCGTGCTGGAAGTGGAGGCCACTGCGTTTCCGGACGGCGTGCAGCGCGCGATGGTGATCGAAGAAAATCCCGGCGTGATGACCCCGGAACAAATCCGCGAGCGTCTCACGGCGTTGAGCGCGTTGAAGGTCCATCCTCGCGATCAACTCGAGAACCGGACACTGTTGACGCGCGCCGACCGTGTCTATGAAGAAACGCTTGGCGACCATCGGCAATATCTGGCGGCGCATATCGCTCGCTTCCAGGCACTGATCGAGCGGCAAAACGCCGACGAAATCACGCAGGCGCGCAGCGAATTGCGCGCGTTGCTGGATCGCTTCGATGTGCATGTGACTTACTGA
- a CDS encoding GNAT family N-acetyltransferase yields the protein MSDSIQIRPVVPGDFDAWLPLWDAYNAFYGRSGETALPREITQITWERFFDGYEPMHAMVAERNGQLLGLVHFLYHRHTTMKGPICYLQDLYTLDTERGKGVGRALIEAVYERAKADGSQRVYWQTHETNQTAMKLYDKVADRSGFVVYRKAL from the coding sequence ATGTCTGACTCGATTCAAATCCGCCCCGTCGTCCCCGGCGACTTCGATGCCTGGCTGCCACTATGGGACGCCTACAACGCGTTCTATGGCCGCTCGGGCGAAACCGCCTTGCCGCGCGAGATCACGCAAATCACCTGGGAACGTTTCTTCGACGGCTACGAGCCGATGCATGCCATGGTGGCCGAACGCAACGGCCAGTTGCTCGGTCTCGTGCATTTTCTGTATCACCGCCACACGACGATGAAAGGACCGATCTGCTATCTGCAAGACTTGTACACCCTCGACACCGAACGCGGCAAAGGCGTCGGCCGGGCGTTGATCGAGGCTGTGTATGAGCGTGCCAAAGCCGATGGCTCACAACGTGTTTATTGGCAAACGCACGAAACGAATCAGACTGCGATGAAGCTTTACGACAAGGTTGCGGACCGCTCGGGCTTCGTGGTCTATCGCAAAGCGTTGTGA
- a CDS encoding FAD-dependent oxidoreductase, producing MRVTIVGAGIAGLSTAWSLSKQGHDITLIEQGSIPNPLAASGDRHRMIRRAYGDADGYAQNIEEAFDSWDLLWNDLGVSHYANCGVLGISQFAGDGAEQFRNGLDRMGFEYEGLEPRDAAARYPFLDPDTFRYAYLDHDGGALLSERIAHDMKAWLKMRGVDIRMHTRVLAVDPHSASVRIENDVTVHADRLVVTAGAWTLQLFPALAENLMTYRNTVAYLDPPADLVDAWSKAPAIVDIGGASDGYVLPPIDGIGLKFGAGINKARTPDPDANRIAAPGEGDHLRRLFAPPFGRIDEYTVSEVKTCAYTFTADQRFFSKRIGNTLVVSACSGHGYKFGAAVGRRIAEALETDDDATLARWLRAETA from the coding sequence ATGCGGGTAACGATCGTAGGCGCGGGCATCGCCGGTTTGAGCACGGCGTGGTCGCTCTCGAAACAGGGACATGACATCACGCTGATCGAGCAGGGCTCGATTCCAAATCCACTCGCCGCGTCGGGCGACCGGCATCGCATGATTCGTCGCGCATATGGTGATGCAGACGGTTATGCGCAAAACATCGAAGAGGCGTTCGACAGCTGGGATCTGCTGTGGAACGATCTCGGCGTGTCCCACTATGCGAATTGCGGCGTGCTCGGCATTTCGCAATTCGCGGGCGATGGCGCGGAACAGTTCCGTAACGGCCTCGACCGGATGGGATTCGAGTATGAAGGGCTCGAACCGCGCGACGCCGCTGCGCGTTACCCTTTTCTCGATCCAGACACGTTTCGTTACGCATATCTCGATCACGACGGCGGCGCACTGCTCAGCGAACGCATTGCACACGATATGAAGGCGTGGCTCAAGATGCGCGGCGTCGACATTCGCATGCACACCAGGGTGCTCGCGGTCGATCCGCACAGCGCTTCCGTGCGCATCGAAAACGACGTGACCGTGCATGCCGACCGGCTCGTGGTCACCGCGGGCGCATGGACGCTGCAACTGTTTCCCGCGCTTGCCGAAAACCTGATGACGTATCGCAACACCGTCGCGTATCTGGACCCGCCCGCGGATCTGGTAGACGCGTGGTCGAAGGCGCCCGCGATTGTCGATATCGGCGGAGCGAGCGACGGCTATGTGCTCCCGCCGATCGACGGCATTGGTCTGAAGTTTGGCGCCGGCATCAACAAGGCGCGCACCCCGGACCCTGACGCGAATCGCATTGCTGCACCCGGTGAAGGCGACCACTTACGCCGGCTGTTTGCGCCGCCGTTCGGCCGCATCGACGAATATACGGTATCCGAAGTAAAGACCTGCGCGTACACGTTCACGGCGGATCAGCGTTTCTTTTCGAAGCGCATCGGCAACACGCTGGTGGTGTCGGCTTGCTCCGGGCATGGATATAAGTTCGGCGCGGCGGTGGGACGGCGTATCGCGGAAGCACTGGAAACGGACGACGACGCCACGCTCGCGCGATGGCTCAGAGCCGAGACGGCCTGA
- a CDS encoding DUF3562 domain-containing protein, whose translation MSQPEPNVDELVKSIAEETDTPTETVSKMYADTLANYRHDARVFDYVPLFAAKKVRSQLRDSSNRKH comes from the coding sequence ATGTCGCAACCCGAGCCTAATGTAGATGAATTAGTGAAAAGCATCGCCGAGGAAACCGACACGCCGACGGAAACGGTCTCCAAGATGTACGCAGACACCTTGGCCAACTATCGGCACGACGCGCGTGTATTCGACTACGTGCCGCTCTTCGCCGCAAAAAAAGTGCGCAGCCAGCTTCGCGATAGTTCGAATCGCAAACACTGA
- a CDS encoding EamA family transporter, translating to MPTRFNAAFTALLAAALFGATTPLAKALLGSLSPFLLAGLFYLGSGCGLAVLILARRVKGGGAGQPTGHSHFPSRDVPWLGGAIAAGGVAGPALLMLGLQTTPAATGSLLLNLEGAFTALIAWMVFRENVDMQVFLGMAAIVAGGVALSWQPGAAGLAPGTLLLVGACACWAVDNNLTRKVSAHDAMFIACIKGLVAGSVNVALALILGAAWPKLSTVALAILTGFAGYGVSLVLFVVALRNLGTARTGAYFSVAPLFGVTLSWLLWPELPPPLFWLAAALMTLGVWLHIRERHVHPHTHDPLEHSHRHRHDAHHQHEHDFAWDGDEPHTHPHCHAPITHAHAHFPDIHHRHTH from the coding sequence ATGCCTACCCGCTTCAACGCCGCATTCACTGCCTTGCTCGCCGCCGCCCTGTTCGGCGCGACAACACCGCTCGCCAAAGCGCTGCTCGGCTCGCTCTCGCCGTTCCTGCTTGCCGGGCTGTTTTATCTCGGCAGCGGCTGCGGCCTTGCCGTGTTGATCCTGGCGCGCCGGGTGAAAGGCGGCGGCGCCGGGCAGCCGACCGGCCACAGCCATTTCCCATCACGTGATGTCCCATGGCTGGGCGGCGCGATCGCAGCCGGTGGCGTCGCAGGACCCGCTCTATTGATGCTGGGCTTGCAAACGACGCCGGCCGCCACCGGCTCACTGCTGCTGAATCTGGAAGGCGCATTCACCGCGCTGATCGCGTGGATGGTGTTTCGCGAGAACGTCGATATGCAGGTATTCCTCGGCATGGCCGCGATCGTCGCCGGCGGTGTGGCGCTGTCGTGGCAGCCCGGCGCAGCGGGACTGGCGCCGGGTACGCTGCTGCTGGTCGGCGCGTGCGCATGCTGGGCCGTCGACAACAACCTCACTCGCAAGGTGTCGGCGCACGATGCCATGTTCATCGCCTGCATAAAAGGACTCGTGGCCGGGTCGGTCAACGTGGCGCTCGCGCTCATCCTCGGCGCCGCGTGGCCGAAGCTCTCGACCGTCGCGCTCGCCATACTCACAGGCTTTGCGGGCTACGGAGTCAGTCTCGTGCTGTTCGTCGTCGCGCTGCGCAATCTCGGCACCGCGCGAACCGGTGCTTATTTCTCGGTCGCGCCGCTTTTCGGCGTGACCTTGTCGTGGCTGTTGTGGCCGGAACTGCCGCCGCCGCTATTCTGGCTCGCCGCCGCGCTGATGACGCTGGGCGTGTGGCTGCACATTCGCGAACGTCATGTGCATCCGCACACGCACGATCCGCTCGAGCACTCGCATCGCCACCGGCATGACGCGCATCATCAGCACGAGCATGATTTCGCATGGGACGGCGACGAGCCGCACACCCATCCGCATTGCCATGCACCCATTACGCACGCGCATGCACATTTCCCGGACATTCATCACCGGCATACGCATTGA
- a CDS encoding DUF1295 domain-containing protein has product MPPLAAAVIALVGLIVIFSAVWGWQLRSENAGMVDPIWAYSLGLVAVLYAILGTGNPFARALTALGGLIWGVRLGTHLWKRNAGKPEDARYRRFREEWGDRAATRMFWFFQLQVVISMLLSIAFLVPSYRDTAPAAGLIVLAVVVWIVSVAGEAMADRQLQNFKAVPANREAVCRVGLWRYSRHPNYFFECVHWLAYIALSVGTPWGWFTLLPPGLMAFLLLNLSGIPLLEASMAKRRPAYADYMRTTSALIPWPPRH; this is encoded by the coding sequence ATGCCGCCACTTGCCGCCGCCGTGATTGCACTAGTCGGGCTCATCGTGATCTTCAGCGCCGTCTGGGGGTGGCAGTTGAGGAGCGAAAACGCCGGCATGGTCGATCCCATCTGGGCGTACTCGCTCGGCCTCGTGGCGGTGCTGTACGCGATACTCGGCACAGGCAACCCCTTCGCCCGCGCGCTGACCGCGCTGGGCGGTCTGATCTGGGGCGTGCGGCTCGGTACGCATCTGTGGAAACGCAACGCCGGCAAGCCGGAAGACGCGCGCTATCGCCGCTTTCGCGAAGAATGGGGCGACCGGGCGGCAACCAGGATGTTCTGGTTTTTCCAGTTGCAAGTCGTGATTTCGATGTTGCTGTCGATCGCGTTTCTGGTGCCGTCATACCGCGACACTGCGCCGGCCGCCGGATTGATCGTGCTGGCCGTCGTGGTGTGGATCGTCTCCGTGGCCGGCGAAGCCATGGCCGACCGCCAGTTGCAAAACTTCAAGGCCGTACCGGCCAATCGCGAGGCCGTGTGCCGCGTCGGCTTGTGGCGTTACTCCCGGCATCCGAATTACTTCTTTGAATGCGTGCATTGGCTCGCGTATATCGCGTTGTCTGTCGGCACGCCGTGGGGTTGGTTCACGCTGTTGCCGCCGGGGCTGATGGCGTTTCTGTTGCTGAACCTCTCCGGCATTCCGCTGCTGGAAGCAAGCATGGCGAAACGGCGTCCCGCTTACGCCGACTACATGCGCACCACCAGCGCGCTGATTCCGTGGCCGCCGCGGCATTGA
- a CDS encoding cyclopropane-fatty-acyl-phospholipid synthase family protein — MSLSTTDHTVPPPSPAEPGDGWLIQSCERGWLPDAAIRFGMRRLMRRRLRDEAVDNGELRAQRLNRLLDDLRASPIAIETQAANAQHYELPASFFHAHLGPHLKYSCCLYPTGTETLAQAEATMFECYAERAELTDGQRILDLGCGWGSLSLWLAASYPNARIVALSNSHGQRAFIEARAVEAGLHNLSVVTGNIVDFEFDDAQLGRGFDRVVSIEMFEHMKNYGLLLAKIARWMRDDAKLFVHIFVHRTLAYHFQVQDGSDWMSKYFFTGGTMPSEALLLNFQDDLRIERQWWVSGTHYERTANHWLAALDAARDRVMPVLVDSYGTRDAAVWLQRWRMFYMAVAELFGYANGNEWGVGHYRFVKR, encoded by the coding sequence ATGAGCCTTTCCACCACCGACCACACCGTGCCGCCGCCGTCGCCCGCCGAGCCCGGCGACGGCTGGCTCATTCAGAGCTGCGAACGCGGCTGGCTGCCCGACGCCGCGATCCGCTTCGGCATGCGTCGGTTGATGCGCCGGCGCCTGCGCGACGAGGCGGTCGACAACGGCGAGTTGCGCGCGCAACGGCTCAACCGTTTGCTCGACGATCTGCGCGCGAGTCCGATCGCCATCGAAACGCAAGCCGCTAACGCGCAACACTATGAGTTGCCGGCGTCTTTCTTCCATGCGCATCTCGGGCCGCATCTGAAGTATTCGTGTTGCCTGTACCCGACCGGCACGGAGACGCTCGCGCAAGCCGAGGCGACCATGTTCGAATGCTATGCCGAGCGCGCGGAACTCACCGACGGTCAGCGGATTCTCGATCTCGGTTGCGGCTGGGGTTCGCTGTCGTTATGGCTCGCGGCGAGTTATCCGAACGCGCGAATCGTCGCGCTATCGAACTCGCATGGGCAGCGCGCGTTCATCGAAGCGCGCGCGGTGGAGGCGGGTTTGCACAACCTCTCGGTGGTGACGGGCAATATCGTCGATTTCGAATTCGACGACGCGCAGCTTGGCCGCGGCTTCGATCGCGTGGTGTCGATCGAGATGTTCGAGCATATGAAGAACTACGGCTTGCTGCTCGCGAAAATCGCCCGCTGGATGCGCGACGATGCGAAGCTATTCGTGCATATCTTCGTGCATCGCACGCTTGCGTATCACTTCCAGGTGCAGGACGGCAGCGACTGGATGTCGAAGTACTTTTTCACCGGTGGCACCATGCCGTCGGAGGCGCTGCTGCTCAATTTCCAGGACGATCTGCGGATCGAGCGGCAGTGGTGGGTGAGCGGCACGCATTACGAGCGCACGGCGAACCATTGGCTCGCCGCGCTCGACGCCGCGCGTGATCGCGTGATGCCGGTGCTGGTCGACAGCTACGGCACGCGCGATGCGGCAGTGTGGCTGCAACGGTGGCGCATGTTTTATATGGCCGTGGCGGAACTGTTCGGCTACGCGAACGGCAACGAGTGGGGCGTCGGGCACTATCGGTTCGTAAAGCGTTGA
- a CDS encoding cytochrome b, whose translation MNTHGDSLTDSTGTSVPSRYTRTAMVLHWLIALLMIVNVVLGLSADSLPDDWVRPVVDTHKSIGITVLGLALMRILWRVSHKPPPLPREFPSWEKIAAHVAHFLLYLLMIALPLSGWLHDSAWKDAATHPMRLFDLFPWPRIGYVMKLDPALKETLHDRFGALHTWLGYALYALLAMHIGGALKHQWIDRKSVLKRMVP comes from the coding sequence ATGAACACGCACGGCGACTCTTTGACCGATTCGACCGGCACCTCAGTGCCGTCGCGCTATACCCGCACGGCCATGGTTCTGCACTGGCTGATCGCGCTGCTGATGATCGTCAACGTGGTGCTCGGCCTGAGCGCGGATTCGTTGCCGGACGACTGGGTGCGCCCGGTGGTCGACACCCACAAGTCGATCGGTATCACGGTGCTCGGTCTCGCGCTCATGCGCATCTTGTGGCGTGTGTCGCACAAACCGCCGCCGTTGCCGCGCGAGTTTCCGTCGTGGGAAAAGATCGCCGCGCACGTTGCGCATTTCCTGCTGTATCTGCTGATGATTGCGCTGCCGCTGTCTGGCTGGCTGCACGATTCCGCATGGAAAGACGCGGCGACGCATCCCATGCGCCTGTTCGACCTGTTTCCGTGGCCGCGTATCGGCTATGTGATGAAGCTCGATCCGGCGCTGAAAGAGACGTTGCACGACCGCTTCGGCGCTTTGCATACCTGGCTTGGCTACGCGCTCTATGCGCTGCTGGCAATGCATATCGGTGGCGCGTTGAAGCATCAGTGGATCGATCGCAAGTCGGTTCTGAAGCGCATGGTGCCGTAA